The proteins below are encoded in one region of Campylobacter helveticus:
- a CDS encoding anthranilate synthase component I family protein, producing the protein MLSKDVNFYYRQILEKYPNSYFTQDLNKVIIGIDCEYLDANVITFSELKAKFYECAAGGKLCEYAGFFGVLSANFINLFEDLPHCQNANYDFPQFLFANAKAYLLYEKNSKMFFKFGKNEYFDDLSEDYALQKKEKVEFKILNDLQQEQKDYEAMVEKAKEYLLSGDIFQVVLSKQLCIEHTANAFDFYEALSLENPSAYMFYFPTRYGVVLGSSPELLFSIKNKEIFTAPIAGTRNLNENSDLVALEKELLEDEKELSEHRMLVDLARNDISKFGKNTRVEKLYNILKSKYVIHIVSEVYANLKDEASIFDVIGALFPAGTLSGAPKIRALEIINELEKLDRGVYGGAVGFLNFNENVVLALIIRSAFFKENKAYISSGAGIVLQSKAEKEYEEICAKRKALIATFERLTK; encoded by the coding sequence ATGCTTAGCAAAGATGTCAATTTTTATTATAGACAAATTTTAGAAAAATATCCTAATTCTTATTTTACTCAGGATTTAAATAAAGTAATTATTGGGATAGATTGCGAATATTTAGACGCTAATGTCATAACTTTTAGCGAATTAAAGGCGAAATTTTATGAGTGTGCGGCTGGGGGAAAATTATGCGAATATGCTGGGTTTTTTGGGGTTTTGAGTGCAAATTTTATTAATTTATTTGAGGATTTGCCCCATTGTCAAAATGCAAATTATGATTTTCCTCAATTTTTATTTGCAAATGCTAAGGCTTATTTGCTATACGAAAAAAATAGCAAAATGTTTTTTAAATTTGGTAAAAATGAGTATTTTGACGACTTAAGCGAAGATTATGCTTTACAAAAAAAAGAAAAAGTGGAATTTAAAATCCTAAACGATTTACAACAAGAGCAAAAAGACTATGAAGCTATGGTAGAAAAGGCTAAAGAATATCTTTTAAGTGGGGATATTTTTCAAGTAGTTTTAAGCAAACAGCTTTGCATTGAGCATACTGCAAATGCTTTTGATTTTTACGAGGCTTTAAGCCTTGAAAATCCAAGTGCTTATATGTTTTATTTCCCTACGCGTTACGGCGTCGTTTTAGGCTCATCGCCTGAGCTTTTATTTAGCATTAAAAATAAAGAAATTTTCACAGCACCCATAGCTGGAACGAGAAATTTAAACGAAAATAGTGATTTGGTAGCACTAGAAAAAGAGCTTTTAGAAGATGAAAAAGAATTAAGTGAGCATAGAATGCTTGTAGATTTAGCTAGAAATGACATCTCTAAATTTGGTAAAAATACCAGAGTGGAAAAACTTTATAATATCTTAAAAAGCAAATATGTCATACACATCGTAAGTGAAGTTTATGCAAATTTAAAAGATGAGGCGAGTATTTTTGATGTGATTGGCGCACTTTTTCCAGCAGGGACACTAAGCGGTGCGCCAAAAATTCGCGCCTTAGAAATCATCAATGAGCTAGAGAAACTTGACCGCGGTGTTTATGGCGGAGCGGTGGGCTTTTTAAATTTCAATGAAAATGTCGTTTTAGCCCTCATCATACGCTCGGCTTTTTTCAAGGAAAATAAAGCTTATATTTCAAGCGGCGCTGGCATAGTATTACAAAGCAAAGCCGAGAAAGAATATGAAGAAATTTGCGCCAAAAGAAAGGCTTTAATAGCGACATTTGAAAGGCTTACAAAATGA
- the trpD gene encoding anthranilate phosphoribosyltransferase — MILLIDNYDSFVYNIKLMLENLSDDEIKVVRNDKISLSEIKALSPSHIILSPGPKHPKDSGVCLEIFKEKLEIPVLGICLGHQALGLSFNAKIKRLQNIAHAKNSTISIQKESVLFKNVPKEFSIMRYHSLEVVELNANLEALAYSEDGILMAMRHKNLPYFGIQFHPESYFSEYGLQIFSNFLNENKKENKKDKNLNEYLHKLSENIALESEDFKRICEFIMSKEYEPLQIAALLILITEKSLNQKSLSAFVRNILRYSQTFSDESEMIDICGTGGDGFKSINVSTAVAFILAAMGVKVAKHGNRAVSSSSGSSDVLEALQIPIASSLEEGLKLLEQKNLNFFHAPFFHPLVGELREIRSKLGVRTVFNVLGPLLHPNLKLKYQLMGNYHAPVHRLLAEILKALGRKHALVVRGNDGMDEISICDESKIIELKDNEIYEYNVAPEQFGFKRAFHNEIAGSSPENNAKDLELILSAKLKGAKFDIVVLNAMFALYTANKAQSPLIAKDMILEALHSGLVYEYFKAYQNDKT, encoded by the coding sequence ATGATACTTTTGATAGATAATTACGATTCTTTTGTTTATAATATTAAATTAATGCTTGAGAATTTAAGCGATGATGAGATTAAAGTCGTTAGAAATGATAAAATAAGCCTTAGCGAAATCAAAGCACTTAGCCCCTCCCATATCATCTTAAGCCCGGGTCCAAAGCACCCAAAAGATAGTGGAGTGTGCCTTGAAATTTTTAAAGAAAAGTTAGAAATTCCCGTGCTAGGAATTTGTCTAGGGCATCAAGCCTTAGGACTTAGTTTTAACGCAAAAATTAAAAGACTTCAAAATATCGCTCACGCAAAAAACTCTACAATCAGCATTCAAAAAGAAAGCGTTTTGTTTAAAAATGTGCCAAAAGAATTTAGCATTATGCGTTATCACTCTTTGGAAGTGGTGGAGCTTAATGCAAATTTAGAAGCCTTAGCTTATAGTGAAGATGGAATTTTAATGGCGATGAGGCACAAAAATTTGCCTTATTTTGGAATTCAATTTCACCCTGAAAGCTATTTTAGCGAATATGGCTTACAAATTTTTTCTAATTTCTTAAACGAAAACAAAAAAGAAAATAAAAAAGATAAGAATTTAAACGAGTATCTGCATAAATTAAGCGAAAATATCGCCCTAGAAAGCGAAGATTTTAAAAGAATTTGTGAATTTATAATGAGTAAAGAATATGAGCCTTTGCAAATCGCAGCCCTACTTATACTCATCACAGAAAAATCCTTAAATCAAAAATCCCTAAGTGCTTTCGTGCGTAATATTTTGCGTTATTCTCAAACCTTTAGTGATGAAAGTGAGATGATAGATATTTGTGGCACTGGAGGAGATGGCTTTAAGAGCATTAATGTCTCAACAGCCGTGGCTTTCATCTTGGCGGCTATGGGTGTAAAAGTCGCTAAACACGGCAACCGCGCCGTATCAAGCTCAAGCGGAAGTAGTGATGTCTTAGAAGCCTTACAAATTCCTATCGCTTCATCTTTAGAAGAGGGCTTAAAACTCTTAGAGCAGAAAAATCTCAACTTCTTTCACGCACCTTTTTTTCATCCTTTAGTTGGAGAGCTAAGAGAAATCCGCTCCAAGCTTGGCGTTAGAACCGTATTTAATGTTTTAGGTCCTTTGCTACACCCGAATTTAAAGCTTAAATACCAGCTTATGGGAAATTACCACGCCCCAGTGCATAGACTTTTGGCTGAAATTTTAAAGGCTCTTGGTAGAAAACACGCTTTAGTCGTAAGAGGAAATGACGGAATGGACGAAATTAGCATTTGTGATGAAAGTAAAATTATAGAGTTAAAAGACAATGAAATTTATGAATATAATGTCGCCCCAGAGCAATTTGGCTTTAAAAGAGCCTTTCACAATGAAATAGCAGGCTCAAGCCCTGAAAATAATGCTAAAGATTTAGAACTCATTTTAAGTGCAAAACTTAAAGGTGCGAAATTTGATATAGTCGTTTTAAATGCGATGTTTGCACTCTACACAGCAAATAAAGCTCAAAGCCCTTTGATAGCAAAAGATATGATTTTAGAGGCTTTGCACTCTGGGCTTGTGTATGAATATTTTAAAGCATATCAAAATGATAAAACTTAA
- a CDS encoding phosphoribosylanthranilate isomerase has product MIKLKICGIKDEENAKEISALYTVEFLGLIFAKSIRQVSEKTAQKLAALIHQNHKKVVGVFVDESLEFILKIAQNVGLDGVQIHRLIDKEMFEILQKNNLFIWQVISVGENLNLPKQIYADMILFDAKGKLSGGNGISFNWELLKDFKGKFGLAGGIGAHNIQKAKTLNPTLIDVNSKVENTQGLKELAKIEELIKEFQK; this is encoded by the coding sequence ATGATAAAACTTAAAATTTGCGGCATAAAAGATGAAGAAAATGCAAAAGAAATCAGCGCTTTATACACGGTTGAATTTCTTGGTCTCATCTTTGCCAAAAGCATAAGGCAAGTGAGTGAAAAAACAGCCCAAAAACTCGCCGCCCTTATCCACCAAAATCATAAAAAAGTCGTGGGTGTTTTTGTCGATGAAAGCTTGGAATTTATCTTAAAAATAGCTCAAAATGTAGGGCTTGATGGAGTGCAAATTCATAGGCTCATCGACAAAGAAATGTTTGAAATTCTGCAAAAAAACAATCTTTTCATTTGGCAAGTTATCAGCGTGGGAGAGAATTTAAATTTACCAAAACAAATTTATGCCGATATGATTCTTTTTGACGCGAAAGGTAAATTAAGCGGTGGAAATGGCATAAGTTTTAACTGGGAATTGCTTAAAGATTTTAAGGGAAAATTTGGCTTAGCTGGGGGTATAGGAGCGCATAATATCCAAAAAGCTAAAACTTTAAATCCTACACTTATCGATGTCAATTCTAAAGTCGAAAATACGCAGGGTTTAAAAGAACTTGCTAAAATAGAGGAATTAATCAAGGAGTTTCAAAAATGA
- the trpB gene encoding tryptophan synthase subunit beta, which produces MKKSYYGNYGGQFLPESAMFALNELEKAFLKFSKDKDFKKELNVLLKTYVGRPTPLYYAKNLSKIYGHKIYLKREDLNHTGAHKINNAIAQALLAKKMGKKKIIAETGAGQHGLATATAAALLGLECEIFMGAVDVERQALNVYKIELLGAKVNAIESGLKTLKEATTAAIQSWVSDIKNLFYVVGSAVGPYPYPKMVTHFQSIIGKECKAQLKKLGIKADYIIAAVGGGSNAAGIFNEFLKDESVKLIGIEAAGLGISTPYHAATLTKGKTGIIHGMKTKVLQDELGNILPVHSISAGLDYPGVGPLHAHLFESKRARYEAISDDECMRALKLLCKEEGIIPAIESSHALAFLEKLCPTLKKKSVIVVNLSGRGDKDMTSIRAYKKGVIYG; this is translated from the coding sequence ATGAAAAAAAGCTACTATGGAAATTATGGAGGGCAATTTTTACCAGAAAGCGCGATGTTTGCCTTAAATGAACTCGAAAAAGCTTTCTTAAAATTTAGCAAAGATAAAGATTTTAAAAAAGAACTTAATGTGCTTTTAAAAACCTATGTTGGACGCCCTACCCCTCTTTACTATGCAAAAAATTTAAGCAAAATTTATGGACACAAAATTTATCTCAAAAGAGAAGATTTAAATCATACGGGCGCACATAAAATTAACAACGCCATAGCTCAAGCCCTACTCGCAAAAAAAATGGGAAAGAAAAAAATCATCGCTGAAACAGGAGCCGGGCAACACGGACTAGCAACCGCAACTGCGGCGGCACTTTTGGGATTAGAATGTGAAATTTTTATGGGTGCTGTCGATGTAGAAAGACAAGCCTTAAATGTCTATAAAATCGAACTTTTAGGCGCAAAAGTCAATGCTATAGAAAGCGGACTTAAAACCCTAAAGGAAGCAACCACAGCAGCCATTCAAAGCTGGGTAAGTGATATAAAAAATTTATTCTATGTGGTGGGAAGTGCGGTAGGTCCATATCCCTACCCTAAAATGGTAACACATTTTCAAAGCATCATCGGCAAAGAATGTAAAGCTCAACTTAAGAAGTTAGGCATTAAAGCTGATTATATCATCGCGGCAGTGGGCGGAGGCTCAAATGCGGCAGGAATTTTTAATGAATTTTTAAAAGATGAAAGTGTTAAACTCATAGGGATAGAAGCCGCTGGACTTGGAATTTCAACCCCTTATCACGCTGCGACATTGACAAAGGGCAAAACGGGCATTATACACGGAATGAAAACTAAGGTTTTACAAGATGAGCTTGGAAATATTTTGCCCGTGCATAGCATTTCTGCGGGGCTTGATTATCCGGGCGTTGGACCACTGCACGCACACTTATTCGAAAGTAAAAGAGCTAGGTATGAAGCTATTAGCGATGATGAATGTATGAGGGCTTTAAAACTACTCTGCAAAGAAGAAGGGATTATCCCAGCTATCGAAAGCTCACACGCTCTAGCTTTTTTAGAAAAGCTCTGCCCTACTCTAAAGAAAAAAAGCGTCATCGTTGTCAATCTTTCTGGGCGTGGAGATAAAGATATGACAAGCATTAGAGCTTATAAAAAAGGGGTTATTTATGGTTGA
- the trpA gene encoding tryptophan synthase subunit alpha yields MVDFKKFYKNKANVAYIVMGYPNLKISEEFIKRLDECHIDILEVGVPYSDPIADGKIIANAANKALKNGTTIHKVLESLKRIKSDKALVFMAYYNLIFAYGLKAFVKVAKNAGICGLIVPELSYEESADLKKECDKEGLALITFISITTPKERIAKLCKNANGFIYLLASVGLTGGKSSQNELLEQKIKEIKAHSNLPIFVGFGIKNNQDVKNIHKISDGAIVGTSVVREFQNKEIEKIIKNVGEIFRK; encoded by the coding sequence ATGGTTGATTTTAAAAAATTTTATAAAAATAAAGCCAATGTCGCTTATATAGTAATGGGCTATCCAAATTTAAAGATAAGTGAGGAATTTATCAAGCGTTTAGATGAATGCCATATCGATATTTTGGAGGTTGGTGTGCCTTATAGCGACCCAATAGCTGATGGAAAAATTATCGCTAATGCCGCAAACAAAGCTTTAAAAAATGGGACAACTATCCATAAAGTTTTAGAAAGCTTAAAACGCATAAAAAGCGATAAGGCTTTAGTTTTTATGGCGTATTATAATCTCATCTTTGCCTATGGCTTAAAAGCTTTCGTTAAGGTGGCAAAAAATGCTGGAATTTGTGGTTTAATCGTGCCTGAATTAAGCTACGAGGAAAGTGCAGACTTAAAAAAAGAATGCGACAAGGAAGGCTTAGCACTCATCACTTTTATAAGCATTACAACACCAAAAGAACGCATAGCAAAGCTTTGTAAAAATGCAAATGGCTTTATTTATCTCTTAGCAAGTGTTGGACTAACTGGAGGAAAGTCTTCGCAAAATGAACTTTTGGAGCAAAAGATTAAAGAAATTAAAGCTCACTCAAATTTACCTATTTTCGTGGGTTTTGGCATAAAGAATAATCAAGATGTCAAAAATATTCACAAAATTAGCGATGGGGCGATAGTCGGCACGAGCGTTGTTAGAGAATTTCAAAATAAAGAAATAGAAAAAATTATAAAAAATGTGGGAGAAATCTTTAGAAAATAA
- the fliN gene encoding flagellar motor switch protein FliN: protein MSDEVIENINDIHGLLHSYEDILDITVDFVSELGTTNMSVSELLKLEVGSVIDLEKPAGESVELYINKRIFGKGEVMVYEKNLAIRINEILDSKTVLQYFKKEI from the coding sequence ATGAGCGATGAAGTAATCGAAAATATCAATGATATTCATGGGCTTTTGCATTCCTATGAAGATATTTTGGATATTACCGTCGACTTTGTTAGTGAGCTAGGCACGACAAATATGAGCGTGTCCGAGCTCTTAAAACTTGAAGTTGGCTCCGTGATTGATCTTGAAAAGCCAGCTGGTGAAAGTGTGGAACTTTACATTAACAAAAGAATTTTTGGAAAAGGTGAGGTTATGGTCTATGAAAAAAATCTAGCCATAAGAATCAATGAAATCCTTGATTCCAAAACAGTTTTGCAATATTTTAAAAAAGAAATTTAG
- a CDS encoding Ppx/GppA phosphatase family protein, whose product MAKKTAVVDLGSNSIRMVIFEKTSRYGFYTTAEFKRKVRLGENAYNNGKVLQEEAMQRAEDALSYFKECAYKHKCKKILIVGTSALRDAPNSKYFIQRIREKLGLNIRCIDGKNESFLGGLAALNLLSPFKNATTLDIGGGSSELCLIKENKIIDSISLDIGTVRLKELFYDTNKLGNIEAFLKPILEQIPAHFCNDNLIAIGGSLRAISNSIMQKNSYALKNLHDFRYDFKYEKHYIARMLDADVQTLMSFGIKKERFDTIQEGALIFLKIAEKLKCKQVITSGVGIREGVFLKDLLKPRHIFPMNFNPSLKSLQDRFLKQDLHYKTPYFTTQLFDVLQNLHGLNKRYKSILINAAKLCHIGEYVNFYFANEHAMNLILGGLSYGFSHQDKVLIATIIKLNGKKANPYEAESLRQLLPNARIMTWLSFILALAKTLSCEDKVSFKMLGSTLYIYNEDRELNLVKEGFKKISKSIPLTLAINQLP is encoded by the coding sequence ATGGCAAAGAAAACGGCTGTTGTAGATTTGGGTTCAAATTCTATAAGGATGGTAATTTTTGAGAAAACTTCGCGTTATGGTTTTTATACAACTGCCGAATTTAAAAGAAAAGTAAGACTTGGCGAAAATGCTTATAATAATGGCAAGGTTTTGCAAGAGGAAGCTATGCAAAGAGCAGAAGATGCGTTGAGTTATTTTAAAGAGTGTGCCTATAAGCATAAATGCAAAAAAATTCTCATCGTAGGAACTTCAGCCTTAAGAGATGCACCAAATTCTAAGTATTTCATTCAAAGAATTAGAGAAAAATTAGGACTTAATATCCGCTGTATCGATGGAAAAAATGAGAGTTTTTTGGGCGGTTTGGCAGCTTTAAATTTACTCAGTCCTTTTAAAAATGCCACCACCCTCGATATAGGTGGGGGTTCAAGTGAGCTTTGCTTGATTAAAGAAAATAAAATTATAGATTCTATCTCGCTTGATATCGGCACGGTAAGACTTAAAGAGCTTTTTTATGATACTAATAAACTTGGTAATATTGAGGCATTTTTGAAGCCTATTTTGGAGCAAATTCCTGCGCATTTTTGCAATGACAATCTCATTGCCATAGGTGGAAGCTTAAGAGCAATTTCAAATTCTATTATGCAAAAAAATTCTTATGCTTTGAAAAATTTGCACGATTTTCGTTATGATTTTAAGTATGAAAAGCATTATATCGCAAGGATGCTTGATGCGGATGTGCAAACCTTAATGAGCTTTGGGATTAAAAAAGAGCGATTTGATACCATTCAAGAGGGAGCTTTGATTTTTCTTAAAATTGCCGAAAAGCTTAAATGTAAGCAGGTGATTACGAGTGGGGTTGGCATACGCGAGGGCGTTTTTCTAAAAGATTTGCTCAAGCCTCGCCACATTTTCCCCATGAATTTTAATCCTAGCTTAAAATCTTTACAAGATAGATTTTTAAAGCAAGATTTACATTATAAAACCCCATATTTTACCACACAGCTTTTTGATGTTTTGCAAAATTTACACGGCTTAAATAAAAGATATAAAAGCATTTTGATAAATGCTGCAAAACTTTGTCATATAGGAGAGTATGTAAATTTTTATTTTGCTAACGAGCATGCGATGAATTTGATACTAGGCGGATTAAGTTATGGTTTTTCGCACCAAGATAAGGTTTTAATCGCTACTATTATCAAATTAAATGGCAAAAAGGCAAATCCTTACGAGGCAGAGTCTTTAAGACAGCTTTTGCCTAATGCTAGAATTATGACTTGGTTGAGTTTTATTTTGGCTTTGGCTAAAACATTAAGCTGTGAAGATAAGGTTTCTTTTAAGATGCTTGGTAGCACTTTGTATATTTATAATGAGGATAGGGAATTGAATTTGGTTAAAGAGGGATTTAAGAAGATTTCAAAGTCTATTCCTTTAACTCTTGCTATAAATCAGCTTCCTTAA
- a CDS encoding YfhL family 4Fe-4S dicluster ferredoxin, translating into MSLLITKDCVCCDACREECPDDAICENSPIYVIDPDLCSECVNDFSEPACIVACPYECIIPDPDNSETIEELRLKSRHREN; encoded by the coding sequence ATGTCTCTTTTAATAACAAAAGATTGCGTTTGCTGTGATGCTTGTAGGGAGGAATGTCCCGATGATGCCATTTGTGAAAATAGCCCCATTTATGTCATTGACCCTGACCTTTGTTCCGAGTGTGTTAATGATTTTTCCGAGCCTGCTTGTATAGTTGCCTGTCCTTATGAGTGCATTATACCAGATCCTGATAATAGCGAAACCATAGAAGAACTTCGTCTTAAAAGTCGTCATAGAGAAAATTAA
- the hsrA gene encoding homeostatic response regulator transcription factor HsrA: MRILVVEDDIGLNKSIVENLSQFGYQSDSSENFKDGEYFIGIRHYDLILVSWTLSDGDGAELIRLIKQKSPRTPIIIISSKTDKENEIKALKLGADDFIKKPFDFDVFLARIEARLRLGGTNVIKIEDLTIDPDEEKITYKGQDIELKGKPFEVLTHLARHSDQIVSKEQLLDAIWEEPELVTPNVIEVAINQIRQKMDKPLNISTIETVRRRGYRFCFPKKS; this comes from the coding sequence ATGAGAATTTTGGTTGTGGAAGATGATATAGGTCTTAACAAAAGCATAGTGGAGAATCTCAGTCAGTTTGGCTACCAAAGCGATTCCTCTGAGAATTTTAAGGATGGAGAATATTTTATTGGTATTAGACATTATGATTTGATTTTGGTAAGTTGGACTTTATCTGATGGCGATGGGGCAGAACTTATCCGTCTTATTAAGCAAAAATCTCCTCGCACTCCTATCATTATCATTTCTTCAAAAACAGATAAGGAAAATGAAATAAAAGCTTTAAAATTAGGTGCTGATGATTTCATTAAAAAACCTTTTGATTTTGATGTATTCTTGGCAAGAATTGAAGCGAGACTTAGACTTGGTGGCACAAATGTGATTAAGATAGAAGATTTGACTATCGACCCAGATGAAGAAAAAATCACCTATAAAGGACAAGACATAGAGCTTAAGGGTAAGCCTTTTGAAGTGCTGACGCATCTTGCAAGACATTCAGACCAAATTGTTTCTAAAGAACAACTTTTAGATGCGATTTGGGAAGAGCCTGAGCTTGTAACACCAAATGTTATTGAGGTTGCCATTAATCAAATTCGTCAAAAGATGGATAAACCTCTTAATATTTCCACGATAGAAACGGTTCGCCGCAGGGGTTATCGTTTTTGCTTCCCTAAAAAATCTTAA